The proteins below are encoded in one region of Macrococcus armenti:
- a CDS encoding ATP-binding protein, with the protein MKIIDTNYQNLVVNEMDDRLLTQTISDLIDLKYEGGYWDYKQEHHSKENNHKLLHDIICLANNLENREAYLIIGVDDNGKVVGFKGDSFRRNQQQLNDLVRHKRWEGYGAPNIRLRTINIEGIEVDVIVIQQSIHVPYTLGEDIKPKGQKNTFLRKHTIYTRNQDSNTPHNGAATITEVEHLMKIRLGILPNPIERIRRYIDDVENWKLINSNYEGMSWYYLLHPEFTIELLDEEEDENASPPNFSFVQINGRNSKLKINLKYHSTILYKDFARYVDEARGIVVYPDFSALNAFKLGSKFTNTFDYYIKNSIKIQLSSFLMKLNRLDREGCLWERHLSYIPIFIDADEMNEVKSIINKNSDQAMIDVTHYKEEVSISGYNTGLTDDEREFVKQDLATNLMVINKIKEYRETI; encoded by the coding sequence TTGAAAATAATTGATACAAATTATCAAAATTTGGTGGTGAATGAAATGGACGATAGGCTATTAACTCAAACTATAAGCGATCTAATTGATTTGAAATATGAGGGTGGCTATTGGGATTACAAACAAGAACATCATTCAAAAGAAAATAATCACAAATTACTGCATGATATTATCTGTCTTGCTAATAACCTTGAAAATAGAGAAGCATACCTCATTATTGGTGTAGACGATAATGGAAAAGTTGTTGGTTTTAAAGGTGATAGTTTTAGAAGGAATCAGCAGCAGTTAAATGATTTAGTAAGACATAAAAGATGGGAAGGTTATGGTGCGCCTAATATTAGACTTCGTACTATAAATATTGAAGGAATAGAGGTTGATGTAATAGTTATTCAGCAATCTATCCATGTACCATATACATTGGGAGAAGATATTAAGCCTAAAGGACAAAAGAATACATTCTTAAGAAAACATACCATATATACAAGGAATCAAGATAGCAATACTCCACATAATGGAGCTGCTACAATTACTGAGGTAGAACATTTGATGAAGATTAGATTAGGCATATTGCCTAATCCAATAGAAAGAATTAGAAGATATATTGATGACGTGGAAAACTGGAAATTAATTAATTCTAATTATGAGGGTATGTCCTGGTACTATCTATTACATCCTGAATTTACGATTGAATTATTAGATGAAGAGGAAGATGAGAATGCTAGCCCTCCTAATTTTTCTTTCGTTCAAATAAATGGGAGAAATTCTAAATTAAAGATTAATTTAAAGTATCATTCGACAATACTATATAAAGATTTTGCAAGGTATGTTGATGAAGCACGAGGAATTGTAGTATATCCCGATTTTTCAGCATTGAATGCATTTAAGTTAGGTAGTAAATTTACTAATACTTTTGATTATTATATTAAGAACTCAATTAAAATACAGCTTTCATCATTTTTAATGAAATTAAATCGTTTAGATAGAGAAGGGTGTTTATGGGAAAGGCATCTTTCCTATATACCTATTTTTATAGACGCAGATGAGATGAATGAAGTTAAATCAATTATTAATAAAAACTCTGATCAAGCTATGATAGATGTTACTCATTACAAAGAAGAAGTAAGTATATCAGGTTATAATACAGGTTTAACTGATGATGAAAGGGAGTTCGTAAAGCAAGATTTGGCAACAA